The Mangrovivirga cuniculi genomic sequence TGGTATTTACAAAAGAACCTACAGCGGCCGGTAATTATGTGATCAAACTGGCTGAAAATCCATTAAGCAAAACAGTCGATGCTGAATCAGGATTTTTGTATTTACCAACCATTTACAAATCCTTTGACGAAGCGAAAGCAGGTGTATTACCACAGTTAAAAGAGCATTTTAGTGAGGATTATTACAACACCTACTTAACATTTGCTGAAGAACAATAAAAAAATAATTGCTTCATTTCTCCATGATTGGAGAGATGAAGCAATACTTCCCTCCCATTAATATTTCCAGAGTATTGCTTTGGGAAATGGTCTTTCAGAAAGCCAGTTCTAACCGGTTCTTATAAAGCTCCTATCCATTCGTAAACGGTTACAAACGGCTACCAAATTATCCGATTACAGTCGGTTACAATCGTTTACTAACGGGTATAAATAATAGAAAAAGTTTGAATTTAAGCTGCAAACAGCGATTTTTAAGATTTAAAGGAATTTATTAACAACCAAATCAACGATAGCTATATAAGGAATATGAGCCACAGAGTGGCGCATAGCCAATCGTTACCTTTCAGCAGATAATACGTATATAAAAGTAAATCATTTTTTACTTATTAGACTTTGAATTATATTGTAGATATGAACGAAGAAACGCTTAAGAAATATTTAATTCAAATTGCGGATCAACTTACACCTGAATCAACTTTAGAGGATGTATATGACCAATTAGCATTGCTGGCTGATATCGATGAATCTGAGGAACAGGAAAAAAAGGGTGAAATTTTTACTCAACAGCAAGTTCGGGATAAATCAAAAGAATGGTTGAGGTAATTTGGACAAAAAAGGCATTAGGACAATTAGAAAGAGCTGTTAAATATATTCAAGATGAACAAGGCACTTCGTATGCCAAGATTGTATTGAATAAAATATTAGATTCCACTGAGCTTTTAGAGAATCATCCGAACATCGGAACAATTGAACCGCTCTTAAAACATAAAAAATCAGAGTATCGATTTCTTGTTGTCTGGAGCTATAAGATAATATACAGGATGACAAAATCTAAAGTTGTTATCTCCAGGGTTTTTCATACATCGAGGGATCCTAAAAAATTAAAAGGAATTTAAGCCGAAAAGGTAACACTCACTATAACCGCATTTTTATGCCGCAGGGGACATAAAATCGCGCCATAGTGCAGACGTTGTAGGTAATGATTAGCACCGAATATTGCGTTTATTTATTTTCTGCCAAATGATCTTTTATTAACTGCTCACGAATCTCCTTTAAAAGATCATCTCGATGGTTGATAGCTTGATCCATAAATTCCTTTGGAGACTCTGTTAAATCGTCATTAAGTCCTCCCCAAATTATCATCTCTAATAACATGGGTAATAAATCAATTCCTTTTTGAGTAAGACTATAGCGTATACGCGATTTCTTGACTGCATCTTGTCCTTTAGAAATAATTCTCATCTCCTCTAGCCTCTTAAGTCTATCACCTAATACACTTGTTGAAACTTTTTCTCCTGCTTCCAAAAACTCATTATAATGTCTCTTCCCTTTAAACATTAAATCTCTAATAATTAGAAATGACCACTTATCTCCAAAGTGTTCTAAAGTGAAATTTATAGGGCAATGTGACCGTACTTCCATAATTCAAATTTAATAAAAATTTTCATTTAACTTGTATTTTCAAAGTTAATTTGTAATTTAGCTTCGATTTAACAAGTTAAATACTCAATTAAAATTTTAAAAAATGGAAAAAACACCAATGCAAGTAGTGCAAGGTTTTGGAGCAGGAATGGCTTCAGGAACAGATTCGTGGAAAGAATTCATTGCTGATACAATAACATTTGATGGTCCAGCTGCGCAAGTGAAAGGTATAGAAGAATTTATCGGACTAAACGAAGGCTTTATGTCTATGGTAAGAGGCAACAGAATGAAAAAAGCTGTTGAGATTGACAATTACGTAATCACTCAAGTGGAGATTGATGTAGAAATGCCAACAGGCAAAACCATAACCTTGGATATGAGTGAATGGTATGAAACTGAAAATGGAAAAATTATGAGCATCAAGGTTTACTATGATGCCGAAGAGTTCAGAAAAGAATCTGTTTAATTAAATATTACTCCAAGGAAGATTTATGCTTCTCTGGGAAAATTAAACTCTAGAATTATGAGGACATTAAAAAACGAAGTACTAATAGATGCTCATATCGATAAAATATGGAAGTCACTTGCGATTACCGATAAGTTGGACACTTACGACCCAACTGTTAAAAAATCAACTGCAACTTCTGAAATAAAATCAGGTATCGGTGCGAGCAGAAAAGTAGATATGTTGGATGGTAAAAACTGGTTTGAAGAAAAATGTACAACCTACAAGCCAAACAAAGCACTTGAGTACACATTAACAGCTTGCTCATTTCCTGTTCACAAACTCCAACATGATTATTCCTTTGAACAAATTGGTGATAAGGTCAAAGTAATACAGAAAATGAACATCGAAATGAAGTATGGATTGTTGGGGAAGTTGATGTTTGCAATGTTAAAATCAAAATGGAACTCAGGAAATAAGCAGTTTTTAGGTGGTTTAAAGATGGCATCAGAAAAGAAATAAAACTATGGCTTACAATGAACATCAAGCAGAACGTATTCGTCAACGCTTATCAAAATCTAACCTGACAGATGAAAAGAAAATGATGGGTGGCCTAATTTTCATGGTAAATGATAAAATGTGTGTTGGATTGGATATCGACAAAAAGACTGGAAAAGATAGATTAATGGTAAGGGTGGGAAAAGCCAAACATGATCAGCTTATTTTCAATAAAGGAAGTAGGGAAATGGATTTCACAGGAAAGGTGATGCGTGGATTTCTATACATAGATCCAGAAGGGTTTGATGTTGAGAACGACCTTGATTTTTGGATAGAAAAAGCTTTGCATTTTAATAGAGCGATAAGTTAAACACTACCTACAATCGAGTAGACGGCCGTGAGCCATAAGCCCACGGTGCGCCTCTCACACCACCGTACGTACGGGGGCAATGCCCTTCCCTTCGCACTCTCGTGCTCGTGAGCATATACGGCGGTTCATCAAATCAGATCTTTACTCTCTGATAATAGTTTAACATGCTTTCATAGCCTCTTCTTCGGAGTCGGGATTCGGTAATCGTTGTACCTAAGATGGGGCTTTATTCACTATTTCAATTGATTTTTTAAAGGAGTTCATGAATGCGAAGCATTTGAGCAACTGCCCACCCTCCCATTATTCATTGTATTGTTTAGTTTTCAATCGTATTCATGAAATCGTTGATTTGCTTCGTCAAATCAAAAATAGATTCGGCGAAGCCAATGCTTCGCATTTCTTGTCCGGCTCCAGGCATAGGCTTGCCCTTGGTTAATTCCTAATCTGATTAGGTTTTTACGCTTTCGCTCTCCTCCCCTTCACCCTGTCCCATCGCTAAAATTGTCTACCAGACAATTTCTCAACGCTCTGTCCTCCAGTCATGCCAGATACAGTATCTTAGTCGGCATCGAAGCCACTCATCGAGTTTCTTGAGTTTGGCGTTTATACTGCCCTGTCGGAAGTTATTTATCCAACCTCTGTATACTTCTTTGAGTTTCTGGATGCGCTCCTGAAAACTATATGGCAGAGTTTTTCTGGTAATTAGTTTGAGCTTGCGTTTCAAGGTCTGCCATGCTGATGATTTGGCCACTAACTGATATTTGCCTCGTTTTCCCTTTTCGTAGGTCGGCATAAAGCCATGACCCAATACTTCAAAAGTACCAGGTCGTCTTACCCCACTTTTCTGCCTGTTAATTGGTAGTTCTAATTTTCCATTTAGGAAGTTAGCTACATCCTTGCTGATCTGGTTTGCTTCGGCTTTCGATTTTGTATAAATACTAAAGTCGTCAGCATAGCGAATGAACTTATATCCTTTTTCTTTCAGATACTTGTCCAGTTGATCAAGCAGGATATTTGACAGCAGGGGACTAAGGGGACTGCCTTGAGGCACGCCCCTTCTACGCTTATACAATCTACCATTTATCTGTATCGGTGATCTAAGCCATTTTCTAATCAACCTAAGGGTTGTCTGGCATTTTACCCGATTGTAGATCAGTTGTAGGATTTTGTAGTGCTGAACTTCGTCAAAGAAACTCTTCAGGTCAATATCGACTATATCCTGATATCCATCCCTTCGCACAACCTGGCTCAAAGCTCTCGCTTTGCCCTATATTTCAGGTTTTGTCGAACAGTTTGTTGAGTATTCTTCTGTGGGCGGAAGCCATAGCTTTCTGGTTCAAAGGTCAATTCGAACTTGGCGGCTAGTTGTTGACTAACTGCCTGTTGAAGCCAGCGATCTACTACTGTAGGGACTCCGAGTAGTCTTGTTTTGCCCTTCTCCTTTGGGATTTCCACTCCTTTGATCGGGTCTGACAAGTATTTACGGTTTAGCACATCAAGGATAATTTCAGGTCGATGCTGTTTGAGGTAATCGCCCAGTTGATCTGTGCTCATACCGTCGATGCCCGCTGCGCCCTTGTTACTCACCACTTGGCGGTAGGCTTTTGTCAGGTTTCTCGCATGTAGTACTTTCTCTATCATTAAGTATTAATCTTGTCCGCTTAAGTGAGGGCTATCCCAGGTTACTGGCATTCCAACACGAATTGAGACACGTTTGACGTTCAGCCCTTCCCAACTTTGTGAGGCCTCTGTCGTTATCCGTTTCGGTGACAGCTCGTTTGCCTGTTGGTACTATGGCATCTGCTGACTTCTCAAACTATATTAGCTTGAGATCTCCCCGGGTAAGGGCAGATTCCTTCCTCCGATCCCTGCGACATCTACCAGATAAGGATTGTTGGTTACGGGCTTTGCAATGATCCCGAGAACGGGACAGGTAGTGCTTACTTACCCTCCTCGTCAGGCCTCTGTATGTCGTTTCCCGATGAATGCGGGACAGGCTCTGTTCGTCAGTACCGGATTTTGTAGTCTCGCTTCCTTCACTGCATACCTCACGGTAAACCAGCCCCGAAGAATCGGGACAGGCTTTGCGACTTACTAACAGGCTTCACCAACTCGCCTGTAAGGGATCCCGTGAAAACGGGACAGGCTATTGCACCCTCTGGAATATTATGGTATATTCAAAACCAAAAAAAAACTGCCCATGCCGGGCACACACACTATATAACAAAACATAGCTGCCCTTTAGGTCAGCAACGTTTGTTATATTTAACGTTACCTTAAATATTATTTAAATGAAAAATCTGTTTCTGGTATTGGTATTATTAAGTGCTGTGAGTCAGCAAATCTCTGCTCAAAGAACAATTAATTTTAGTGGAAAAATTAATAATTTTGATTCATCAGAATTAGTCTATTTACGATTGAAAGACAGCACAATCCCCCTAGAAATAAATACTGACGGAACCTTTTCAGTTGAACAAAATATTGATCAGAAAACATTCTTTTTTAGCCTTTCTAAAATTTCTAAAAATGGCAAATTAGAGCCTCAAACACCCTTAATTTGGTCAGACAAAGACAGCGTGTTTCTTGAGCTGGACTGGATTAATAAATCATATCAATTTAAAGACTCAATGCCCTTTCAGACAACTTCTGAAAAACTTGAAGGCGTGAATGATAATCAACAAATAAAACTCATACTAAATAATCCAAATACGCTACCAAGTCTCTACTTTGCCAGCAAGAATAAAGAAAACATTTCTTTGTCAGACTTGGAAAAAATTATGAAATCAATTGATCAGGAGTATAAAAATACTATTTACGTTAAACGCATAGAAAGTTATCTTTTGGCAAAGAAAAAGACTCCTTTGAGAAAAGGGGACAGAATTGAAAACTTTAAACTACCCAATAAAGATGGTGAGCTTATTTCAGTGGTAACTGACAGAAATAAGCCCCAGGTAATTGCCTTGTTTTCATCCGGCTGTTCATATTCGATTGCGAGTATCGATCTTCTGAAACAACTTTCGGAATTAAATACAAACAAAATTGAAATCGTGACTATTTGGGACGATGAAACCAAAGAAACCTGGCGTAATTCTCATCAAGATCAAAAAAGTAAAATATCATGGACAAACCTCTGGGATGAATTCGGATATGCAGCAACCTATCTGGATCGCAAATTGTGGCCAACCTTTTACATAATTAATGAAAATGGTGAGTTAACTCAAATATTAGAGGGCTATGATAAGAAAACTGCCAGGGGATTAAAAAAACTAGTAGAATAATATCGCATCAATCAATATTTAAATTATTAATGATTTCTGATTAACGTAAATTTTGTGCCTTTAAACCGATTTTAATCGTATTGGACTTTAAAGTAATTAAAAACCACAATTTTTACATTAGTTTAAAGGTCGCTATAACGAAAATTATATTTAAGAGTAAATGAAATACGTAGTTATTATCCTTTTTTTGACAATGTCACAAATAGCTATTTGTCAAAACACAATTATTTGGAAAGTTTCAGATACTCTAAATCAGAAAACCTCATTCATCATTGGGACCCATCATCAATTTGGTAATTCATTTGTAGATTCAATTCCTGTAATTAAAGAATTACTATACAGTTCTGAACTCGCAGTATTTGAATCAATAATCGACATAAAGAACACTCAAAAAATGATTAATTCCAGAGAATAATCTCTGGAAATCAAAAAAAACTAAAGAAAAA encodes the following:
- a CDS encoding type II toxin-antitoxin system RelE/ParE family toxin; translation: MVEVIWTKKALGQLERAVKYIQDEQGTSYAKIVLNKILDSTELLENHPNIGTIEPLLKHKKSEYRFLVVWSYKIIYRMTKSKVVISRVFHTSRDPKKLKGI
- a CDS encoding winged helix-turn-helix transcriptional regulator, with the translated sequence MEVRSHCPINFTLEHFGDKWSFLIIRDLMFKGKRHYNEFLEAGEKVSTSVLGDRLKRLEEMRIISKGQDAVKKSRIRYSLTQKGIDLLPMLLEMIIWGGLNDDLTESPKEFMDQAINHRDDLLKEIREQLIKDHLAENK
- a CDS encoding nuclear transport factor 2 family protein translates to MQVVQGFGAGMASGTDSWKEFIADTITFDGPAAQVKGIEEFIGLNEGFMSMVRGNRMKKAVEIDNYVITQVEIDVEMPTGKTITLDMSEWYETENGKIMSIKVYYDAEEFRKESV
- a CDS encoding SRPBCC family protein, whose product is MRTLKNEVLIDAHIDKIWKSLAITDKLDTYDPTVKKSTATSEIKSGIGASRKVDMLDGKNWFEEKCTTYKPNKALEYTLTACSFPVHKLQHDYSFEQIGDKVKVIQKMNIEMKYGLLGKLMFAMLKSKWNSGNKQFLGGLKMASEKK
- a CDS encoding TfoX/Sxy family protein; protein product: MAYNEHQAERIRQRLSKSNLTDEKKMMGGLIFMVNDKMCVGLDIDKKTGKDRLMVRVGKAKHDQLIFNKGSREMDFTGKVMRGFLYIDPEGFDVENDLDFWIEKALHFNRAIS
- a CDS encoding reverse transcriptase domain-containing protein; this translates as MSQVVRRDGYQDIVDIDLKSFFDEVQHYKILQLIYNRVKCQTTLRLIRKWLRSPIQINGRLYKRRRGVPQGSPLSPLLSNILLDQLDKYLKEKGYKFIRYADDFSIYTKSKAEANQISKDVANFLNGKLELPINRQKSGVRRPGTFEVLGHGFMPTYEKGKRGKYQLVAKSSAWQTLKRKLKLITRKTLPYSFQERIQKLKEVYRGWINNFRQGSINAKLKKLDEWLRCRLRYCIWHDWRTER
- a CDS encoding reverse transcriptase domain-containing protein is translated as MIEKVLHARNLTKAYRQVVSNKGAAGIDGMSTDQLGDYLKQHRPEIILDVLNRKYLSDPIKGVEIPKEKGKTRLLGVPTVVDRWLQQAVSQQLAAKFELTFEPESYGFRPQKNTQQTVRQNLKYRAKREL
- a CDS encoding TlpA family protein disulfide reductase, which gives rise to MKNLFLVLVLLSAVSQQISAQRTINFSGKINNFDSSELVYLRLKDSTIPLEINTDGTFSVEQNIDQKTFFFSLSKISKNGKLEPQTPLIWSDKDSVFLELDWINKSYQFKDSMPFQTTSEKLEGVNDNQQIKLILNNPNTLPSLYFASKNKENISLSDLEKIMKSIDQEYKNTIYVKRIESYLLAKKKTPLRKGDRIENFKLPNKDGELISVVTDRNKPQVIALFSSGCSYSIASIDLLKQLSELNTNKIEIVTIWDDETKETWRNSHQDQKSKISWTNLWDEFGYAATYLDRKLWPTFYIINENGELTQILEGYDKKTARGLKKLVE
- a CDS encoding TraB/GumN family protein, which translates into the protein MKYVVIILFLTMSQIAICQNTIIWKVSDTLNQKTSFIIGTHHQFGNSFVDSIPVIKELLYSSELAVFESIIDIKNTQKMINSRE